The DNA segment ACGCCTGCCCCAGCACACCCGGCTCCACCGGCTCCGCCTCCGCGCGCAGCGCCGCCACCCGCTCCGCCCACTCCGGCTCCGCCGCGCCCGAGCGCACCTCACGGGCGAACTCCAGGAGCTGGAGGGCCGCCCGCGTCCGGCCCCCGGTCTCCTGCGGAAAGCCGCGCAGCAGCTCGTGGGCCAGCTCCGGCGCATCCCCGTCCGCCGCCCCGGAGCCCAGCGCGGCGGCCACCAGACGCTGCCAGGTACCGGCCGCCCGGTGCGCGTCGGAGGTCGCCGCCTCCAGCAGCAGCCGGGCCTCGGCCGGCGCCGGCGCCTCCTCGCCCCACACCAGGCCCACGGCCGTCCGCAGCACCAGCGGCTCCGCGAACGGGGAGACCCCGCCGGCCCGCAGAATCCGCTGGAGCGCCGCCACCCGGTCGTCGCCGCAGTCGGACCGGGCCTCCGGCGCCCCGGCGCACATCCGCAGATGCGGCAGCGCCTGGGTGCCGGTGAACGGCAGCGGCACCCGGCTCAGCAGCTCCTCCACCGCCGCCGGGCCGTCCGGCGCGATCCGGTCGAGCGCGCCCAGCAGGGCGGTCCGGACGTCGAACTGCTCGTCCATCAGCTCCAGCAGCGCCGCCGCCCAGCCCGGCGTGCCCATTCCCGTCCCGCCGGCGGCGTCCGGCAGCAGCGCGGGCGCCAGCCGGTCCACGACGGCGGGCAGCAGCTCGGCGCAGTCCACCCCCAGCAGCCGGGCCACCCGCAGCAGCTGCACCGTACGGGCCACGTCCAGACCGACGCCCGCGCCGCCCAGCTCCGTCCGGATCTCCGGCCCCAGGACCTCGGCGACGGCCGCGCCCTCGGGCCCGCTGAACGCGGTGCGGCCGGGCAGCTCCAGCGAGCCGTTGCCGCCGCGCACCGCCTCCGTCACCAGCATCGCGGCGAGCGGGGCGGTGGTGGTCACGGGGGAGCGGCCGTCGAGCGCGGCGAACAGCCGTCCGGCGGCGTCGAACTCGGGCCCGGAGCGGTCGTCCACGCCGGGCGCGGTCAGCGCGTCGACCAGCTGCCGGGTCCGCTTCCCGTCCAGGGCGTACGGCCGCTCCGCCGCCCAGTCGGCCGCCGCCGCGCGCTCCCCGGTGCCCAGCGGTATGCCCGCGCACAGGGCGGTCACCGCCAGCGGGCCCGCCGCGAACGGCTCGCCGGGCAGCGCCGCCGCCTCCCGGAACAGCTCGGGCGCCCGGCCGCGCCAGATCCGGGCGGCCGTCCGGGCCCAGACGTCGTCCACCGGCTCGTCCGGGCGCGGGCCGCCGCACACATGCACGCACAGCCCGGAGTCCGCCAGGTCGTCGGCGTCCTCGGGGAGCACGCCGACGACCTGCTGGGCGGCGTCGCGCGGGCGGCGGGTGTACGTGGTGAAGGTCAGGTTCTCGGCGAGCCCGTCCGGCAGGGCGTACCCGGCGAGCGCGAGCCAGCGCGCGACGTCGGCGCTGTGGCGTTCGACGAGCACGACCCGCTCCGGAGCCCCGGGCCCGTGGAGCCTGCGCAGGTCGGACAGCACACCGGCCAGCCAGGGGCCGCGCGCGACGGCGAAGTCGTTGAGGGTCTCGCGCTCGCGGGCCTCGTGCCCGGTCACGGCGGGCGGCGCGGCCGACGGGTCGGGCAGCGGGCGCTGCGGGACGG comes from the Streptomyces sp. NBC_00525 genome and includes:
- a CDS encoding GTPase-associated protein 1-related protein, whose protein sequence is MSLAQLHYTSADGDGTGEDGGTAGRFAAVDPSIPASVLTEAGPLLAYEPPRGTPDRLTDADLRALPEALSFSVLSDGSRLLARTVAVRSARSSAAGFHAHAVHLPAGTRLPGGMLPLTACRSGRWAAAVPQRPLPDPSAAPPAVTGHEARERETLNDFAVARGPWLAGVLSDLRRLHGPGAPERVVLVERHSADVARWLALAGYALPDGLAENLTFTTYTRRPRDAAQQVVGVLPEDADDLADSGLCVHVCGGPRPDEPVDDVWARTAARIWRGRAPELFREAAALPGEPFAAGPLAVTALCAGIPLGTGERAAAADWAAERPYALDGKRTRQLVDALTAPGVDDRSGPEFDAAGRLFAALDGRSPVTTTAPLAAMLVTEAVRGGNGSLELPGRTAFSGPEGAAVAEVLGPEIRTELGGAGVGLDVARTVQLLRVARLLGVDCAELLPAVVDRLAPALLPDAAGGTGMGTPGWAAALLELMDEQFDVRTALLGALDRIAPDGPAAVEELLSRVPLPFTGTQALPHLRMCAGAPEARSDCGDDRVAALQRILRAGGVSPFAEPLVLRTAVGLVWGEEAPAPAEARLLLEAATSDAHRAAGTWQRLVAAALGSGAADGDAPELAHELLRGFPQETGGRTRAALQLLEFAREVRSGAAEPEWAERVAALRAEAEPVEPGVLGQACDAVAGRLLAPERPDAELYALVHSGDADLIGAYARAARGDGVRARLAADPGYAADCFTVWTAHPHAGRVWSETAAGLLDEVLRPVVRGLPADRVAAVEEAVGRSGSSGRAEAFRDWNRRERGTLGRLGRRIAGRVRRG